A genomic window from Rhizobium sp. Pop5 includes:
- a CDS encoding ABC transporter permease, with amino-acid sequence MAKLIRKRETLLFAIIVAMIVVFSTRAADFATPDNLAGIFNDTAILIILALAQMTVILTKSIDLSVAANLAFTGMAIAMMNAAYPDLPLVVLILAAIMIGAALGTINGFLVWRLEIPPIVVTLGTLTIYRGMAFVLSGGAWVNAHQMTPIFLSVPRTPILGLPVLSWVAIIIVALMYMLLRYSPFGRSAYATGGNPTAAVYAGIDTGKTKFLAFVLSGALAGLSSYLWVSRYAVAYVDIANGFELDSVAACVIGGISIAGGVGSVAGTVLGALFLGVIKNALPVIGISPFTQMAISGTVIILAVVFNARRERNRGRIILRDRAAAEVAA; translated from the coding sequence ATGGCCAAACTGATTAGAAAACGCGAAACCCTGCTCTTTGCCATCATCGTGGCGATGATCGTCGTCTTCTCGACGCGCGCCGCCGATTTCGCCACACCTGACAATCTCGCCGGCATCTTCAACGACACGGCGATCCTGATCATCCTGGCGCTTGCCCAGATGACAGTCATCCTGACGAAATCGATCGATCTCTCGGTTGCCGCCAACCTCGCCTTTACCGGCATGGCCATTGCGATGATGAATGCGGCCTATCCCGACCTGCCGCTCGTCGTGCTGATCCTTGCTGCGATCATGATCGGCGCCGCCCTCGGCACGATCAACGGCTTCCTCGTCTGGCGCCTCGAAATCCCGCCGATCGTCGTGACGCTCGGCACGCTCACCATCTATCGTGGCATGGCCTTCGTGCTCTCGGGCGGCGCCTGGGTCAATGCCCATCAGATGACGCCGATCTTCCTCTCCGTTCCTCGCACGCCGATCCTCGGCCTGCCTGTCTTGAGCTGGGTTGCAATCATCATCGTCGCGCTGATGTACATGCTGCTGCGCTACAGCCCGTTCGGCCGCTCAGCCTATGCGACCGGCGGCAATCCGACGGCCGCCGTCTATGCCGGTATCGATACGGGCAAGACGAAATTCCTCGCCTTCGTGCTCTCGGGCGCGCTCGCTGGCCTTTCCAGCTATCTCTGGGTTTCGCGTTATGCGGTCGCCTATGTCGATATTGCCAACGGTTTCGAACTCGATAGCGTCGCTGCCTGCGTGATCGGCGGCATTTCGATTGCCGGTGGCGTCGGCTCGGTCGCCGGCACCGTCCTCGGAGCGCTCTTCCTCGGCGTCATCAAGAACGCGCTGCCGGTCATCGGCATTTCGCCTTTCACCCAGATGGCGATCTCTGGAACCGTCATCATTCTCGCCGTCGTCTTTAATGCAAGGCGAGAGCGCAATCGCGGCCGCATCATTCTGCGTGATCGCGCAGCAGCGGAGGTCGCAGCATGA
- the rhaS gene encoding rhamnose ABC transporter substrate-binding protein: MKLAKTLALGVALAVAMMAGTASAKDIKIGLVVKSLGNGFFDAANKGAQEAAKELGGVEVIYTGPTTTTAEGQIEVINSLIAQGVDAIAVSANDPDALVPALKKATQRGIKVISWDSGVAPEGRILQLNPSSNELIGKMCLTLAKDHLDGGKGDFAILSATTTSTNQNIWIDQMKKQLKDFPGLNLVTTVYGDDLSDKSYREAEGLLKSNPNVKVIVAPTTVGVLAASKVVEDKGLVGKVYVTGLGLPSEMAGAIKSGATKEFAIWNPIDLGYSATQIAYRLVKGETDGKPGSEIAAGRMGKIKVGDNSEAAMADPFVYNASNIDQFSKVF, from the coding sequence ATGAAACTCGCAAAGACACTTGCGCTCGGCGTAGCGCTCGCCGTCGCCATGATGGCCGGCACCGCAAGCGCCAAGGACATCAAGATCGGCCTCGTCGTGAAGTCGCTCGGCAACGGCTTCTTCGACGCCGCCAACAAGGGCGCACAGGAAGCCGCCAAGGAACTCGGCGGCGTGGAGGTGATCTACACCGGTCCGACGACGACGACGGCCGAAGGCCAGATCGAAGTCATCAACTCGCTGATCGCGCAGGGCGTCGACGCCATCGCCGTTTCGGCCAACGATCCGGACGCGCTCGTTCCGGCTCTCAAGAAGGCCACCCAGCGCGGCATCAAGGTCATCTCCTGGGATTCCGGCGTCGCACCCGAGGGCCGCATCCTGCAGCTCAATCCGTCGTCCAACGAATTGATCGGCAAGATGTGCCTGACGCTCGCCAAGGACCATCTCGATGGCGGCAAGGGTGACTTCGCCATCCTGTCGGCGACGACCACCTCGACCAACCAGAACATCTGGATCGACCAGATGAAGAAGCAGCTCAAGGACTTCCCGGGCCTCAACCTCGTCACCACGGTTTACGGCGACGACCTCTCGGACAAGTCCTATCGTGAAGCCGAAGGCCTGTTGAAGTCGAACCCGAACGTCAAGGTCATCGTCGCTCCGACGACGGTCGGCGTTCTCGCCGCTTCCAAGGTCGTCGAAGACAAGGGCCTGGTCGGCAAGGTCTACGTCACCGGTCTCGGCCTGCCGTCCGAAATGGCCGGCGCGATCAAGTCGGGCGCCACGAAGGAATTTGCCATCTGGAACCCGATCGACCTCGGCTATTCCGCAACCCAAATCGCCTATCGCCTCGTCAAGGGCGAGACCGACGGCAAGCCGGGCAGCGAGATCGCTGCCGGCCGCATGGGCAAGATCAAGGTCGGCGATAACAGTGAAGCCGCCATGGCCGATCCCTTCGTCTATAATGCCTCGAACATCGACCAGTTCTCCAAGGTCTTCTGA
- a CDS encoding DeoR/GlpR family DNA-binding transcription regulator has product MHERERHRIILSAVQEKSVVTIQDISELTEASEATIRRDIAALHVQGKIRRVRGGAEAVHPPQLGNLAGRPFRVSESVNIDKKRAIARAAVDLCEAGDAIIINGGTTTFQMVHYMAGHRLQVMTNSFAIAEHLVKHSKNTVTVPGGAIYREQSLILSPFDNDAIRNFYARRMFIGAQGVGPLGIMEADALIIQSEQKLMHQAEELVVMVDSSKFNRRSSLILCALDRVSVVITDDAISDEAARMVENAGVRLVVASPVAQLVKEDSSSVA; this is encoded by the coding sequence ATGCACGAACGTGAACGCCATCGCATCATCCTAAGCGCCGTTCAGGAAAAGTCGGTCGTCACGATCCAGGACATTTCCGAACTGACGGAAGCCTCTGAAGCCACGATCCGGCGGGATATTGCGGCTCTTCACGTGCAGGGCAAGATCCGTCGCGTGCGCGGCGGGGCGGAAGCCGTTCACCCGCCGCAGCTCGGCAATCTTGCCGGCCGGCCGTTCCGCGTTTCAGAATCGGTCAATATCGATAAAAAGCGCGCAATCGCTCGCGCAGCCGTGGATCTCTGCGAAGCGGGCGACGCCATCATCATCAATGGCGGCACGACGACCTTCCAGATGGTGCATTATATGGCCGGCCACCGCCTGCAGGTCATGACCAATTCTTTTGCGATCGCCGAACATCTGGTGAAGCATTCCAAAAACACTGTGACGGTGCCAGGCGGCGCGATCTATCGCGAGCAGAGCCTCATCCTGTCGCCTTTCGACAATGACGCGATCCGCAATTTCTATGCGCGGCGCATGTTCATCGGCGCGCAGGGCGTCGGCCCGCTCGGCATCATGGAGGCGGATGCCCTCATCATTCAGAGCGAGCAGAAGCTGATGCACCAGGCCGAAGAACTCGTCGTCATGGTGGATTCAAGCAAATTCAATCGCCGGTCGAGCCTCATTCTCTGCGCGCTCGACCGTGTTTCTGTGGTCATCACCGATGACGCAATCTCGGACGAGGCAGCTCGCATGGTCGAGAATGCCGGCGTCCGGCTCGTCGTCGCAAGCCCGGTGGCCCAGCTTGTGAAGGAGGATTCCTCGTCGGTCGCATGA
- a CDS encoding ABC transporter permease, with translation MSTVSTQPEKRVIPDRLGTPFKRIMSSWEVLLFCVAVLIFIFNSVASPYFLDAWNLSDATFNFTEKAMIAFAMALLVISGEIDLSVAAIIALASTAMGAAAQLGVGTPGLVLIGIGTGLLCGIFNGVLVSVLKLPSIVVTIGTMSLFRGISYIVLGDQAYGKYPTDFAYFGQGYVVWVFSFEFVLFIVLAILFAILLHATNFGRQVYAIGNNDFAARFSGIPVERVKFILFLLTGIMSGVAAVCLTSRLGSTRPSIAQGWELEVVTMVVLGGISILGGSGTIGGVVIAAFVMGLVTFGLGLLNVPGIVMSIFIGLLLIITIAIPIIARRIKIMSSR, from the coding sequence ATGAGCACCGTTTCGACGCAGCCCGAAAAGCGGGTCATTCCCGACCGCCTCGGCACGCCGTTCAAACGCATCATGTCGAGCTGGGAAGTGCTGCTATTCTGTGTGGCCGTGCTGATCTTTATCTTCAACTCCGTGGCCTCGCCCTATTTCCTCGATGCCTGGAACCTCTCGGACGCGACCTTCAATTTCACCGAAAAGGCGATGATCGCTTTCGCCATGGCGCTGCTCGTCATATCAGGCGAAATCGACCTCTCAGTCGCTGCGATCATCGCGCTCGCCTCGACGGCGATGGGCGCGGCAGCACAGCTCGGCGTCGGCACGCCGGGCCTCGTGCTGATCGGCATCGGCACCGGCCTTCTCTGCGGCATCTTCAACGGCGTCCTCGTCTCGGTGCTGAAACTGCCGTCGATCGTCGTCACCATCGGCACGATGAGCCTCTTCCGCGGCATCTCCTACATCGTGCTCGGCGACCAGGCCTATGGCAAATACCCCACGGATTTCGCCTATTTCGGCCAGGGTTATGTCGTCTGGGTCTTCTCCTTCGAATTCGTGCTGTTCATCGTGCTGGCGATCCTCTTTGCGATCCTGCTGCATGCGACGAACTTCGGCCGGCAGGTCTATGCGATCGGCAACAATGACTTCGCCGCCCGCTTTTCCGGCATTCCGGTCGAGCGCGTCAAATTCATCCTCTTCCTGCTGACCGGTATCATGAGCGGCGTTGCCGCCGTCTGCCTGACCTCGCGCCTCGGCTCGACCCGACCGTCGATCGCTCAAGGGTGGGAACTCGAAGTCGTCACCATGGTCGTGCTCGGCGGCATCTCGATCCTCGGCGGCTCCGGCACGATCGGCGGCGTTGTCATTGCCGCCTTCGTCATGGGCCTCGTCACCTTCGGTCTCGGCCTGTTGAACGTGCCCGGCATCGTCATGTCGATCTTCATCGGGCTGCTGCTGATCATCACCATCGCCATCCCGATCATCGCCCGCCGCATCAAGATCATGAGCTCCCGATGA
- a CDS encoding sugar ABC transporter ATP-binding protein: protein MNAAFQQPVTDSKTGDAPAILEMRGISQIFPGVKALDNVSIALHPGTVTALIGENGAGKSTLVKILTGIYRPNEGEILVDGKPTSFASAQAAIDAGVTAIHQETVLFDELTVAENIFLGHAPRTRFRTIDWQAMNSRSKTLLTALESNIDPTIRLKDLSIAQRHLVAIARALSIEARIVIMDEPTAALSRKEIDDLFRIVRGLKEQGKAILFISHKFDELYEIADDFVVFRDGRAVGQGRLKETPQDEIVRMMVGRDVENVFPKIDVAIGGPVLEVAKYSHRTEFRDISLTLRKGEILGIYGLIGAGRSELAQSLFGITKPLSGRLTLEGREISINSPHDAIRAGIVYVPEERGRHGLALPMPIYQNMTLPSLTRTSRKGFLQAAQEFALARKYAERLDLRAAALSVPVGTLSGGNQQKVVIGKWLATMPKVIILDEPTKGIDIGSKAAVHGFISELAAEGLSIIMISSELPEIIGMSDRVLVMKEGLSAGFFERDQLTPEALVRAATGNA, encoded by the coding sequence ATGAACGCCGCCTTTCAACAACCCGTCACGGACAGCAAAACCGGCGATGCGCCCGCCATTCTGGAAATGCGCGGCATCTCCCAGATCTTTCCTGGCGTGAAGGCGCTCGACAATGTCAGCATCGCGCTCCACCCCGGCACGGTGACGGCGCTGATCGGCGAAAACGGCGCCGGCAAGTCGACCCTCGTCAAGATCCTGACAGGCATCTACAGGCCGAACGAGGGCGAGATCCTAGTCGATGGCAAACCGACGAGCTTTGCCAGCGCCCAGGCCGCGATCGATGCTGGCGTTACCGCCATCCACCAGGAAACCGTGCTTTTCGATGAGCTGACGGTTGCCGAAAACATCTTCCTCGGCCACGCGCCGCGCACGCGCTTTCGCACCATCGACTGGCAGGCAATGAACAGCCGATCGAAGACGTTGCTGACCGCGCTCGAAAGCAATATCGACCCGACGATCCGCCTGAAGGACCTCTCGATCGCGCAGCGCCATCTGGTGGCGATCGCGCGCGCACTGTCGATCGAGGCCCGTATCGTCATCATGGACGAGCCGACGGCGGCCCTTTCCCGCAAGGAGATCGACGACCTCTTCCGCATCGTCCGGGGGCTGAAGGAACAGGGCAAGGCGATCCTGTTCATCAGCCACAAGTTCGACGAACTTTATGAGATCGCCGACGATTTCGTCGTCTTCCGCGACGGCCGCGCTGTCGGCCAGGGCCGGCTCAAGGAAACGCCGCAGGACGAGATCGTCCGCATGATGGTCGGCCGCGACGTCGAGAACGTCTTTCCGAAGATCGATGTCGCCATCGGCGGCCCGGTGCTCGAAGTCGCAAAATACAGTCACCGCACGGAATTCCGCGATATTTCGCTGACGCTGCGCAAGGGCGAGATCCTCGGCATCTACGGCCTGATCGGCGCCGGACGCTCGGAGCTCGCGCAATCGCTCTTCGGCATCACGAAGCCGCTCTCCGGCAGGCTGACGCTCGAAGGCCGGGAAATTTCGATCAACTCGCCGCATGACGCCATTAGAGCCGGCATCGTTTACGTGCCGGAAGAGCGCGGCCGCCATGGCCTGGCGCTGCCGATGCCGATCTATCAGAACATGACGCTGCCATCCCTGACGCGCACCTCACGCAAGGGCTTCCTGCAGGCGGCGCAAGAATTCGCGCTCGCCCGCAAATATGCCGAGCGGCTGGATCTGCGCGCCGCGGCCCTCTCCGTGCCGGTCGGGACGCTGTCGGGCGGTAACCAGCAGAAGGTCGTCATCGGCAAATGGCTTGCCACCATGCCCAAGGTCATCATCCTCGATGAACCCACAAAGGGTATCGACATAGGCTCGAAGGCCGCCGTTCACGGCTTCATCAGCGAGCTTGCTGCCGAGGGCCTTTCCATCATCATGATCTCGTCCGAACTGCCCGAAATCATCGGCATGTCGGACCGGGTGCTGGTTATGAAGGAAGGCCTGTCGGCCGGGTTTTTCGAGCGCGATCAGCTTACGCCGGAAGCGCTGGTGCGCGCGGCGACCGGAAATGCATGA
- the rhaM gene encoding L-rhamnose mutarotase: MTSEKHAFKMQLNPGMEAEYRKRHDEIWPELVVLLHQSGASDYSIHLDRETNTLFGVLTRPADHTMASLPEHPVMKKWWTHMADIMATNPDNSPVQSDLVTLFHMP; the protein is encoded by the coding sequence ATGACCTCAGAAAAACACGCCTTCAAGATGCAGCTCAATCCCGGCATGGAAGCCGAATACCGCAAGCGGCATGACGAGATTTGGCCGGAGCTGGTCGTTCTCCTGCACCAGTCGGGCGCCAGCGACTATTCCATCCATCTCGACCGCGAGACCAACACGCTGTTCGGCGTGCTGACGCGGCCTGCCGACCACACAATGGCAAGCCTGCCGGAACATCCGGTCATGAAAAAATGGTGGACCCACATGGCCGATATCATGGCGACCAATCCTGATAATTCGCCCGTCCAGAGCGACCTCGTCACCCTCTTCCATATGCCATGA